The region ATACGTGATGACTCAATCAGGGATGGCAATTAGTCTACGAAGCACCTGGTAAAGACAAAGCCGTTCTCACTTAGTACACGGAACAAGTAGTAACATTTTATCATTATCACCTTTAATCATATATTTTGTCTGACTCTTATGTCCGGTAGGCACTTTTACTGATTCAGTGAGCCTTACCAAGCCATCGTTAGTCTGCATCGCCAGAGCCAACGATGCAACAGCGAGTAGACTTTATTGCTTAGAAACGCCAGGTGAACGAACAGCAGCTTTGGGCCGCTTTCCAATCGGGAAATGAAGAGGCTTACACCCAGTTATACCAGTTACACATTCGGGCCATGTATCGATACGGCATGAGCCTGGTGGCCGTTTCAGAAGCTTTCGTGCTGGACTGCGTGCACGACGTCTTTACCGAATTATGGGCCAAACGAAACCGGTTGACCACTCCTGATAACATTCGCCACTATCTGTTGAAAGCGCTTAAGAATCGAATCATGCATCTGCTCGAACGCAAAGAGCGGTACAATAAATCATTAGATGAAACAGATTATGATGCACTCTGGACAGAGCCCAATGAGTTGGAGATACGTGAAGAACTGGAAGCGGCCAACACACGTCAGCAGCGACTACAGCGGCTTATCGCCCAGTTGCCGCCCCGCCAGCAGGAAGCCCTGAAACTGCGCTTTGTCGAAAACATGAATTACAACCAGATCGGCGAAGTGCTGGACGTGAATCAGCAGTCCGCCAAAAACCTGGTTTTCCGGGCGGTCGAAAAGCTTCGGGACTGGATTATTCTCCCCTTTTTAACTTTTTCCGTCTTTTTTAGGATTTAGTGAGTACGTTTTCCAAAACTCGTCATCTACTGACAAATCCAGTAGTTAGTGGAACAGGTTTACGAGAACTTTTCATCGGCCGAGTTTTTGACAGACGATGCGTTTGTGCATCATCAGCTTGAGCCAACACCCCAATCGACTCAGTTTTGGGCTGGCTGGCTGGCCAAATACCCGCACTGCCAGACAGAATACCAGCAGGCCGTCGATTTTGTAGCTTCCATTCGTTTGGGCCTGACTGCGTACGCTGAAACGGAAATATCGGAAGAGACGATTCAACAACTGCTCACTCGAATTCGGCAAACGAACGCCCAGACCCGGCTAACTCAACCCGCCGTCCGTTCGTCGGGCTGGATGCAGTGGGCGGCAGCGGCTGCTGTTTTTCTGGCGCTGGGTGTGGATTTCTGGTGGAAAATCACGCAGCGCCCTACCCTTTACGAGCAACAGCTGGCCACGCTGCCAAATGCCTTTTCTGAAAAAATAAACACCAGCCCGCACGTTCAGACCATTCAACTGCCCGATCAGTCGGTCGTTTCGCTGGCTCCCGAGAGCCGGATTAGCTACCCGACCAATTTCGGTCAGCAGAACCGGACTGTTTATTTATCCGGCGAAGCGGCCTTCAGCGTAACCAGAAATAGTGAAAAGCCCTTTTTAGTACACGCCAATGAAGTCGTTACGAAAGTGCTCGGAACGCGATTTACCGTGCGGGCCTTTGCCGGGGAAAACCGGGTGCAGGTGCAGGTGCAGTCTGGTCAGGTGTCGGTATATCGGAATGAGCCGACGAACGCATCTGTTCGGCAAAAAGGGGTAATGCTGATGCCCAATCAGCAGGTTGTCTTTAACCGCGAAACGGACCAGTTTGATAAAATGCTGGTTGAAGCCCCCACCCTCGTCCTCACCCCGACCCGCCAGAAGAAAGCGCCCTCGTTTGTTTACAACGACACGCCCATTCCGCAGGTATTGCAGGAGTTGACAGAAGCCTACGGAATAGACATCCGCTACAATAAAGAAGCCCTCGCCAACTGCCAGCTAAACTCGTCCATGACCAACGAATCGTTCGAGCAAAAGCTGACTATCGTTTGCGCTACTGTTGGCGCTACGTATGAGATCATCGACGGGCAGGTCATTATCAACGGAGGCAACTGCCAGCCGCAGTAGCAAGCACAGTTCTTACCCAATTTTTACCCAATCCAATCAATCAACAGAATGAAAAACGTAAATTCTACCCTACTCAGGTTGATGCAACTTACCGGTCTGCAACTCCTGCTAGCCGTACTTTTTATGGGTGTTTCGTGGGCAAATGATGTCTCGGCCCAGGAACTGCTCAACCGGCGAATAAGCCTGGTTGTCCGCGATCAGCATATCAAGACTGTACTGCAAAGCATTGAGAAAGCGGCTAATGTCAAATTCTCATATAGCCCGCAAATTGTTCGCTCCAGACAGCTTGTTTCGATGCGCGTGCAGAACAGTACCTTAAAGGAGGTACTGGAGAAGCTGCTTATCCCGTTAAACGTCAATTTCAGCATCTCCGGCGAACAGATTATTCTGGCGCGTACGGCTGAGCAGTCCATCAGCATTCAGGCAGGTGAAGCCGTTGAAGAGGTCGAAGCACCCGCCGAACGGACCATAACCGGGGTGGTGTCCGACGAAAAAGGCGAAGGCTTACCCGGCGTCAGTGTAGTCGTTAAAGGCTCGCCCCGTGGTGC is a window of Spirosoma linguale DSM 74 DNA encoding:
- a CDS encoding anti-FecI sigma factor, FecR (PFAM: FecR protein~KEGG: pen:PSEEN1038 FecR-like transmembrane sensor), which encodes MEQVYENFSSAEFLTDDAFVHHQLEPTPQSTQFWAGWLAKYPHCQTEYQQAVDFVASIRLGLTAYAETEISEETIQQLLTRIRQTNAQTRLTQPAVRSSGWMQWAAAAAVFLALGVDFWWKITQRPTLYEQQLATLPNAFSEKINTSPHVQTIQLPDQSVVSLAPESRISYPTNFGQQNRTVYLSGEAAFSVTRNSEKPFLVHANEVVTKVLGTRFTVRAFAGENRVQVQVQSGQVSVYRNEPTNASVRQKGVMLMPNQQVVFNRETDQFDKMLVEAPTLVLTPTRQKKAPSFVYNDTPIPQVLQELTEAYGIDIRYNKEALANCQLNSSMTNESFEQKLTIVCATVGATYEIIDGQVIINGGNCQPQ
- a CDS encoding RNA polymerase, sigma-24 subunit, ECF subfamily (TIGRFAM: RNA polymerase sigma factor, sigma-70 family~PFAM: Sigma-70 region 4 type 2; sigma-70 region 4 domain protein~KEGG: sde:Sde_0297 RNA polymerase sigma factor); the encoded protein is MNEQQLWAAFQSGNEEAYTQLYQLHIRAMYRYGMSLVAVSEAFVLDCVHDVFTELWAKRNRLTTPDNIRHYLLKALKNRIMHLLERKERYNKSLDETDYDALWTEPNELEIREELEAANTRQQRLQRLIAQLPPRQQEALKLRFVENMNYNQIGEVLDVNQQSAKNLVFRAVEKLRDWIILPFLTFSVFFRI